The Vicia villosa cultivar HV-30 ecotype Madison, WI linkage group LG1, Vvil1.0, whole genome shotgun sequence genome includes a region encoding these proteins:
- the LOC131615021 gene encoding indole-3-acetic acid-induced protein ARG2-like — translation MARSFNNIKAISAIAADGFFNSVTRRGYAAAATQNATRGVATSVSGKMVAPKSGTDKVANKEKVSWVPDPVTGYYKPENTNVVDVADLRATVLGKK, via the exons ATGGCTCGTTCCTTCAATAACATCAAAGCTATCTCTGCTATTGCTGCTGATGGTTTCTTCAATTCTGTTACTAG aCGAGGATATGCGGCGGCAGCAACACAAAACGCGACAAGAGGGGTAGCAACCTCCGTCAGCGGAAAGATGGTAGCACCGAAATCAGGGACAGACAAGGTGGCAAATAAAGAAAAGGTGTCGTGGGTCCCAGACCCCGTCACTGGTTACTACAAACCGGAGAACACCAACGTGGTTGATGTTGCTGACCTACGAGCCACGGTTTTGGGGAAAAAGTAA
- the LOC131643940 gene encoding hydroxyisourate hydrolase-like isoform X3 — translation MQYMVEALTKFKTQILLLLIIMKPEACFVSSLLLFILSLGEGVLVSCVDDYSRSDFPVDFVFGSGTSAYQVEGAANEDGRTPSIWDTLAHARSAHGDGGNGDVACDTYHKYKEDVQLMVETGLDAYRFSISWSRLIPNGRGPVNPKGLQYYNNLINELITNGIQPHVTLNNYDLPQALEDDYEGWLSRDVIKDFTNYADVCFREFGDRVKYWTTVNEPNIFAVGSYDQGLAPPQRCSPPFCIIPSSKGNSTFEPYLAAHHILLAHSSAVRLYRRKYREQQHGFVGISFYTFGIVPQTNTEKDKAACERIRTFYFGWFMEPLLHGDYPNLMKENAGARIPAFTTRESEQVKGSYDFIGIIHYSEFNVSDNSSALKTALRDFIADTGANLLGMCWILMIKNYPMAPWALQEVLETFKTLYGNPPMFIHENGQRTASNASNASLHDVSRVEYLQAYIGSTLDSLRNGSNVKGYFVWSFMDAFELLDGYKSGFGLYSVDRNDPELRRYPKLSAKWYKEFLNGSSSSLVGAIELKDNSSLASLGHSFQ, via the exons ATGCAATATATGGTTGAGgctcttacaaaatttaaaacGCAAATACTACTATTATTGATAATAATGAAACCAGAAGCATGTTTTGTATCGTCTTTGTTACTTTTTATCCTCAGTTTGGGTGAGGGAGTTCTCGTGAGTTGTGTTGATGATTATAGCAGAAGTGATTTTCCAGTTGATTTTGTTTTTGGTTCAGGCACATCTGCTTATCAAGTGGAAGGAGCTGCTAATGAAGATGGAAGAACTCCTAGCATttgggataccttagcacatgcta GGTCTGCACATGGTGATGGTGGAAATGGAGATGTAGCCTGCGACACATACCACAAATACAAG GAAGACGTGCAGCTCATGGTTGAAACAGGCCTTGATGCTTATAGATTTTCCATTTCTTGGTCCAGATTGATACCAA ATGGTAGAGGACCCGTCAATCCCAAGGGACTACAATACTACAACAATCTCATCAATGAACTCATTACCAATG GTATCCAACCACATGTGACACTAAACAACTATGATCTTCCACAAGCACTCGAAGATGACTATGAAGGATGGCTTAGTCGTGATGTCAT AAAAGACTTCACAAATTATGCAGACGTGTGTTTTAGAGAGTTCGGAGATAGAGTCAAATATTGGACAACTGTGAACGAGCCAAATATTTTTGCCGTAGGTAGTTATGATCAGGGACTAGCCCCACCTCAACGATGCTCTCCTCCATTTTGTATTATACCGAGCTCTAAGGGAAACTCCACATTTGAACCGTACCTGGCTGCACATCATATTTTGTTAGCTCATTCTTCAGCAGTGAGATTGTATAGAAGAAAGTACAGG GAGCAACAACATGGATTTGTTGGTATCTCTTTCTATACATTTGGGATAGTTCCTCAGACAAATACAGAGAAAGACAAGGCAGCATGTGAACGAATCCGTACTTTTTATTTTGGTTG GTTTATGGAACCCTTGTTGCACGGAGACTATCCCAATTTGATGAAGGAAAATGCAGGCGCAAGAATACCAGCATTCACAACTCGGGAATCTGAACAAGTTAAGGGTTCCTACGACTTTATTGGCATAATTCACTACAGCGAATTTAATGTATCAGACAATTCTAGTGCCCTGAAGACAGCACTAAGAGATTTCATTGCGGACACGGGTGCAAATCTACTCGGTATGTGTTGgattttaatgattaaaaat TATCCTATGGCACCATGGGCTTTACAAGAAGTGCTGGAAACATTCAAGACCCTTTATGGCAATCCACCTATGTTCATTCATGAAAATG GCCAACGGACAGCAAGCAATGCAAGCAATGCATCACTCCACGATGTATCAAGGGTGGAATATCTGCAAGCATACATTGGTAGCACGCTCGATTCCCTGAG AAATGGATCAAATGTAAAGGGGTATTTTGTGTGGTCTTTCATGGATGCATTTGAGTTATTGGATGGATATAAATCAGGCTTTGGACTATACTCTGTGGATAGGAATGATCCAGAGTTGAGAAGATACCCAAAGCTCTCCGCAAAATGGTATAAGGAATTTTTGAATGGCTCAAGTTCCTCTCTAGTTGGTGCTATTGAACTCAAGGACAATTCGTCACTTGCTTCTCTTGGACATTCATTTCAGTAG
- the LOC131615012 gene encoding uncharacterized protein LOC131615012: MKQTSSSIAGPCSFESNTKNDGFAANLRWRPVCGCGEIALLRRASTSTNFGKQFWGCRNYKGSTQTGCGYFQWFFDDVMDEKDQYMKMQNSRMEKIQIELDAAKMELITLKATNDRLKQKTRELKKMMNSEKNWKRLFCVILVLVIWKSLY, encoded by the exons ATGAAGCAGACATCATCATCAATCGCAGGGCCATGTTCATTCGAATCTAACACGAAGAATGATGGTTTTGCTGCAAACTTGAGATGGAGACCCGTATGTGGGTGTGGAGAGATAGCTTTGCTTCGTAGGGCTTCAACAAGCACGAATTTCGGGAAGCAATTCTGGGGCTGTCGTAATTACAAG GGTTCAACCCAAACAGGGTGTGGCTATTTTCAATGGTTCTTTGATGATGTGATGGATGAGAAAGACCAGTATATGAAGATGCAGAATAGTAGGATGGAGAAGATTCAAATTGAACTTGATGCAGCAAAAATGGAGTTGATAACTCTTAAGGCAACAAATGACAGACTAAAACAAAAGACAAGagagttgaagaagatgatgaattctgAGAAAAATTGGAAAAGGCTTTTCTGTGTTATTTTAGTGTTGGTCATTTGGAAAAGTCTGTATTAG
- the LOC131643940 gene encoding hydroxyisourate hydrolase-like isoform X1, producing the protein MQYMVEALTKFKTQILLLLIIMKPEACFVSSLLLFILSLGEGVLVSCVDDYSRSDFPVDFVFGSGTSAYQVEGAANEDGRTPSIWDTLAHARSAHGDGGNGDVACDTYHKYKEDVQLMVETGLDAYRFSISWSRLIPNGRGPVNPKGLQYYNNLINELITNGIQPHVTLNNYDLPQALEDDYEGWLSRDVIKDFTNYADVCFREFGDRVKYWTTVNEPNIFAVGSYDQGLAPPQRCSPPFCIIPSSKGNSTFEPYLAAHHILLAHSSAVRLYRRKYREQQHGFVGISFYTFGIVPQTNTEKDKAACERIRTFYFGWFMEPLLHGDYPNLMKENAGARIPAFTTRESEQVKGSYDFIGIIHYSEFNVSDNSSALKTALRDFIADTGANLLAVQDILADKEYPMAPWALQEVLETFKTLYGNPPMFIHENGQRTASNASNASLHDVSRVEYLQAYIGSTLDSLRNGSNVKGYFVWSFMDAFELLDGYKSGFGLYSVDRNDPELRRYPKLSAKWYKEFLNGSSSSLVGAIELKDNSSLASLGHSFQ; encoded by the exons ATGCAATATATGGTTGAGgctcttacaaaatttaaaacGCAAATACTACTATTATTGATAATAATGAAACCAGAAGCATGTTTTGTATCGTCTTTGTTACTTTTTATCCTCAGTTTGGGTGAGGGAGTTCTCGTGAGTTGTGTTGATGATTATAGCAGAAGTGATTTTCCAGTTGATTTTGTTTTTGGTTCAGGCACATCTGCTTATCAAGTGGAAGGAGCTGCTAATGAAGATGGAAGAACTCCTAGCATttgggataccttagcacatgcta GGTCTGCACATGGTGATGGTGGAAATGGAGATGTAGCCTGCGACACATACCACAAATACAAG GAAGACGTGCAGCTCATGGTTGAAACAGGCCTTGATGCTTATAGATTTTCCATTTCTTGGTCCAGATTGATACCAA ATGGTAGAGGACCCGTCAATCCCAAGGGACTACAATACTACAACAATCTCATCAATGAACTCATTACCAATG GTATCCAACCACATGTGACACTAAACAACTATGATCTTCCACAAGCACTCGAAGATGACTATGAAGGATGGCTTAGTCGTGATGTCAT AAAAGACTTCACAAATTATGCAGACGTGTGTTTTAGAGAGTTCGGAGATAGAGTCAAATATTGGACAACTGTGAACGAGCCAAATATTTTTGCCGTAGGTAGTTATGATCAGGGACTAGCCCCACCTCAACGATGCTCTCCTCCATTTTGTATTATACCGAGCTCTAAGGGAAACTCCACATTTGAACCGTACCTGGCTGCACATCATATTTTGTTAGCTCATTCTTCAGCAGTGAGATTGTATAGAAGAAAGTACAGG GAGCAACAACATGGATTTGTTGGTATCTCTTTCTATACATTTGGGATAGTTCCTCAGACAAATACAGAGAAAGACAAGGCAGCATGTGAACGAATCCGTACTTTTTATTTTGGTTG GTTTATGGAACCCTTGTTGCACGGAGACTATCCCAATTTGATGAAGGAAAATGCAGGCGCAAGAATACCAGCATTCACAACTCGGGAATCTGAACAAGTTAAGGGTTCCTACGACTTTATTGGCATAATTCACTACAGCGAATTTAATGTATCAGACAATTCTAGTGCCCTGAAGACAGCACTAAGAGATTTCATTGCGGACACGGGTGCAAATCTACTCG CTGTACAGGATATACTTGCAGATAAAGAG TATCCTATGGCACCATGGGCTTTACAAGAAGTGCTGGAAACATTCAAGACCCTTTATGGCAATCCACCTATGTTCATTCATGAAAATG GCCAACGGACAGCAAGCAATGCAAGCAATGCATCACTCCACGATGTATCAAGGGTGGAATATCTGCAAGCATACATTGGTAGCACGCTCGATTCCCTGAG AAATGGATCAAATGTAAAGGGGTATTTTGTGTGGTCTTTCATGGATGCATTTGAGTTATTGGATGGATATAAATCAGGCTTTGGACTATACTCTGTGGATAGGAATGATCCAGAGTTGAGAAGATACCCAAAGCTCTCCGCAAAATGGTATAAGGAATTTTTGAATGGCTCAAGTTCCTCTCTAGTTGGTGCTATTGAACTCAAGGACAATTCGTCACTTGCTTCTCTTGGACATTCATTTCAGTAG
- the LOC131643940 gene encoding hydroxyisourate hydrolase-like isoform X2, which translates to MQYMVEALTKFKTQILLLLIIMKPEACFVSSLLLFILSLGEGVLVSCVDDYSRSDFPVDFVFGSGTSAYQVEGAANEDGRTPSIWDTLAHARSAHGDGGNGDVACDTYHKYKEDVQLMVETGLDAYRFSISWSRLIPNGRGPVNPKGLQYYNNLINELITNGIQPHVTLNNYDLPQALEDDYEGWLSRDVIKDFTNYADVCFREFGDRVKYWTTVNEPNIFAVGSYDQGLAPPQRCSPPFCIIPSSKGNSTFEPYLAAHHILLAHSSAVRLYRRKYREQQHGFVGISFYTFGIVPQTNTEKDKAACERIRTFYFGWFMEPLLHGDYPNLMKENAGARIPAFTTRESEQVKGSYDFIGIIHYSEFNVSDNSSALKTALRDFIADTGANLLAVQDILADKEYPMAPWALQEVLETFKTLYGNPPMFIHENGVVKLSFKGFNNDLVNHT; encoded by the exons ATGCAATATATGGTTGAGgctcttacaaaatttaaaacGCAAATACTACTATTATTGATAATAATGAAACCAGAAGCATGTTTTGTATCGTCTTTGTTACTTTTTATCCTCAGTTTGGGTGAGGGAGTTCTCGTGAGTTGTGTTGATGATTATAGCAGAAGTGATTTTCCAGTTGATTTTGTTTTTGGTTCAGGCACATCTGCTTATCAAGTGGAAGGAGCTGCTAATGAAGATGGAAGAACTCCTAGCATttgggataccttagcacatgcta GGTCTGCACATGGTGATGGTGGAAATGGAGATGTAGCCTGCGACACATACCACAAATACAAG GAAGACGTGCAGCTCATGGTTGAAACAGGCCTTGATGCTTATAGATTTTCCATTTCTTGGTCCAGATTGATACCAA ATGGTAGAGGACCCGTCAATCCCAAGGGACTACAATACTACAACAATCTCATCAATGAACTCATTACCAATG GTATCCAACCACATGTGACACTAAACAACTATGATCTTCCACAAGCACTCGAAGATGACTATGAAGGATGGCTTAGTCGTGATGTCAT AAAAGACTTCACAAATTATGCAGACGTGTGTTTTAGAGAGTTCGGAGATAGAGTCAAATATTGGACAACTGTGAACGAGCCAAATATTTTTGCCGTAGGTAGTTATGATCAGGGACTAGCCCCACCTCAACGATGCTCTCCTCCATTTTGTATTATACCGAGCTCTAAGGGAAACTCCACATTTGAACCGTACCTGGCTGCACATCATATTTTGTTAGCTCATTCTTCAGCAGTGAGATTGTATAGAAGAAAGTACAGG GAGCAACAACATGGATTTGTTGGTATCTCTTTCTATACATTTGGGATAGTTCCTCAGACAAATACAGAGAAAGACAAGGCAGCATGTGAACGAATCCGTACTTTTTATTTTGGTTG GTTTATGGAACCCTTGTTGCACGGAGACTATCCCAATTTGATGAAGGAAAATGCAGGCGCAAGAATACCAGCATTCACAACTCGGGAATCTGAACAAGTTAAGGGTTCCTACGACTTTATTGGCATAATTCACTACAGCGAATTTAATGTATCAGACAATTCTAGTGCCCTGAAGACAGCACTAAGAGATTTCATTGCGGACACGGGTGCAAATCTACTCG CTGTACAGGATATACTTGCAGATAAAGAG TATCCTATGGCACCATGGGCTTTACAAGAAGTGCTGGAAACATTCAAGACCCTTTATGGCAATCCACCTATGTTCATTCATGAAAATG GAGTTGTAAAATTAAGCTTCAAGGGATTTAACAACGATTTGGTGAACCATACATAA